A genomic window from Lentibacter algarum includes:
- a CDS encoding thymidine phosphorylase codes for MTNTRALLAALRRGQPIGSAALGSFAQGLADGSVSDAQAGAFAMGVVLSKLSHEDSVALTLAMRDSGDVTEWDLPAPIVDKHSTGGIGDCVSLLLAPALAACGAFVPMISGRGLGHTGGTLDKLDAIPGFKTALSMGEFQRAVRENGLAIVSASPNLAPADKRLYAIRDVTSTVESLDLITASILSKKLAAGLEALVLDVKCGSGAFMKTPDEARALAQSLVSIANAAGCKTSALITEMSQPLVASLGNALEISEIMRALTSPAPSRLADITAALGGQLLADAALASSPEEGATKITQAIASGRAAEAFARMCAAQGGPRGFADNWARYLPEANIIREVTAPEAGYIAAYDGEALGLAVVSLGGGRQVESDSIDYAVGLSDMLPLGTRVEKGQPIARVHASREDAARRAAVDVLQATTLGSAPTEQPLLLERVTA; via the coding sequence ATGACCAACACCCGCGCCCTGCTCGCCGCTCTGCGCCGTGGTCAGCCCATCGGCTCGGCAGCGCTCGGCAGCTTTGCCCAAGGCTTGGCCGATGGCTCCGTGTCTGATGCCCAAGCAGGGGCCTTTGCCATGGGCGTGGTGCTCTCCAAGCTCTCTCATGAAGACTCCGTCGCCCTCACCCTCGCCATGCGCGACAGCGGTGATGTCACAGAATGGGACCTCCCCGCACCCATCGTTGACAAGCACTCCACAGGCGGGATCGGGGATTGCGTCTCGCTTCTGCTTGCCCCCGCGCTTGCCGCCTGCGGAGCGTTCGTGCCCATGATCTCTGGTCGCGGCCTTGGCCACACGGGCGGTACGCTCGACAAGCTCGACGCCATCCCCGGCTTCAAGACCGCGCTCAGCATGGGCGAGTTTCAGCGCGCCGTGCGTGAAAATGGCCTCGCCATCGTCTCCGCATCCCCCAATCTCGCCCCCGCTGACAAGCGCCTCTATGCGATCCGCGATGTGACAAGTACGGTCGAAAGCCTTGACCTCATCACCGCATCGATCCTTTCCAAAAAGCTCGCCGCAGGGCTTGAGGCGCTGGTGCTCGATGTCAAATGCGGCTCTGGCGCGTTTATGAAAACGCCTGACGAAGCCCGCGCACTTGCGCAATCGCTCGTCAGTATCGCCAATGCCGCAGGCTGCAAGACATCCGCCCTCATCACAGAGATGAGCCAGCCCCTCGTCGCGTCGCTTGGAAATGCCCTCGAAATCTCCGAGATCATGCGCGCGCTCACCTCTCCCGCCCCGTCCCGCCTCGCCGATATCACCGCCGCGCTTGGTGGGCAGCTCCTCGCCGATGCAGCCCTCGCAAGCTCACCCGAAGAGGGCGCAACCAAGATCACGCAAGCCATCGCTTCAGGCCGCGCCGCCGAAGCCTTCGCACGCATGTGTGCGGCCCAAGGCGGGCCCCGCGGGTTTGCCGACAACTGGGCGCGCTACCTGCCCGAAGCCAATATCATCCGCGAAGTCACAGCCCCCGAAGCGGGCTATATCGCTGCCTATGATGGCGAAGCGCTCGGCCTTGCTGTGGTCAGCCTCGGCGGTGGGCGGCAGGTTGAAAGTGACAGCATCGACTACGCTGTCGGCCTCTCTGACATGCTCCCGCTCGGGACACGCGTCGAAAAGGGCCAGCCCATCGCCCGCGTCCATGCCAGCCGCGAAGACGCCGCCCGCCGCGCAGCAGTGGACGTTCTTCAAGCCACAACTCTTGGCTCAGCCCCAACAGAACAGCCTCTCTTGCTTGAGAGGGTCACAGCATGA
- a CDS encoding hydroxymethylglutaryl-CoA reductase, degradative — MISSRIAGFHNLSRAGRLEKLVELGLLSEREAAELALEAGPLAELADNLSENVIGAVAVPLGVATNLTVDGQDVLVAMATEESSVIAAVSNGARACRELGGVFTEADDPCMIAQVQITGLADLAAAKAKVESLASEIGKLCDACDPMLVKLGGGFRDLEVRICGPFLVVHLIVDVRDAMGANAVNTMAEALAPKLEGWTGGKVGLRILSNLADRRLVRARAVWRAEEIGEDMVRGIVSAYEFAAHDPYRAATHNKGIMNGISAVALATGNDTRALEAGAHAFASTKGNAGGYGPLSRYGVTDDGDLWGEIELPMAVGIVGGATRAHPTAQKALKIMGITRGERLGRITAAVGLIQNFSALRALAGEGIQRGHMGLHARNVAIVAGAKGADIERIAKLMIERLEIREDVARALLDEG, encoded by the coding sequence ATGATATCGTCAAGGATTGCAGGATTTCACAATTTGAGCCGTGCGGGGCGGCTGGAAAAGCTTGTTGAGCTAGGGCTCTTGAGTGAGCGTGAGGCCGCTGAGCTTGCGCTTGAGGCTGGGCCGCTCGCAGAGCTGGCCGACAATCTTTCGGAGAATGTGATCGGGGCTGTCGCTGTGCCGCTTGGGGTCGCGACCAACCTGACTGTGGATGGCCAAGATGTGCTTGTTGCGATGGCGACGGAGGAGAGCTCTGTTATTGCTGCGGTGAGCAACGGCGCGCGGGCTTGCCGTGAACTGGGCGGTGTTTTCACAGAGGCCGATGACCCCTGCATGATTGCGCAGGTGCAGATCACCGGGCTCGCAGATTTGGCAGCGGCGAAGGCTAAAGTGGAGAGCCTCGCGAGCGAGATTGGCAAGCTCTGTGATGCATGTGACCCGATGCTTGTGAAGCTGGGCGGGGGCTTTCGGGACCTTGAGGTGCGCATTTGTGGCCCGTTTCTTGTTGTGCATTTGATTGTCGATGTGCGCGACGCGATGGGCGCGAATGCTGTGAACACGATGGCCGAAGCGCTGGCGCCCAAGCTGGAGGGCTGGACGGGCGGCAAAGTGGGATTGCGTATATTGAGCAATCTTGCGGACCGACGTCTTGTGCGCGCGAGGGCGGTTTGGCGGGCCGAAGAGATTGGTGAGGATATGGTCCGCGGGATTGTGTCGGCCTATGAATTTGCCGCGCATGACCCTTACCGCGCGGCGACGCACAACAAGGGCATCATGAACGGGATTTCGGCTGTGGCGCTGGCGACGGGCAATGACACCCGCGCTTTAGAGGCTGGTGCGCATGCCTTTGCGTCTACGAAAGGCAATGCTGGCGGCTATGGGCCGTTGAGTCGCTATGGTGTGACGGACGACGGCGACCTTTGGGGAGAGATTGAGCTCCCGATGGCTGTCGGGATCGTCGGTGGAGCCACGCGCGCACATCCGACGGCGCAAAAAGCACTCAAGATCATGGGGATCACGCGGGGGGAGCGGCTAGGGCGCATCACTGCAGCTGTGGGTCTTATTCAGAACTTCTCGGCGCTGCGCGCTTTGGCCGGCGAGGGGATCCAGCGCGGGCACATGGGGCTTCATGCGCGCAATGTGGCGATTGTGGCGGGGGCCAAGGGCGCGGATATCGAGCGGATTGCCAAGCTGATGATCGAGCGGTTGGAAATTCGCGAGGATGTGGCGCGCGCGCTTTTGGACGAAGGCTAA
- a CDS encoding aminotransferase class V-fold PLP-dependent enzyme: protein MQNGFSDAVMGAVRGRFAHVDSCPFEGRRVFFENAGGALTLNSVVETSAKFAAIPDNQGRANGASRALVEIIDRAKADMALMMNAPQGQFFVGESGTELLFRLIMNACLARKGQGQVLSSSLEHPASRSAAARWAGEAELHHVVIAHDDAAGTIEAAAYAEAVTEDTVVATIVHTSPVTGMGVDVGAVSRAIRAKAPDCLIIVDGIQHAAHGAIDLAAYDVDGYVISPYKMFSRHGFGLAWMSEALERVAHNALDGGPALNWEMGTRDTGAYATLSDVCGYLEWLGGEVSGKSDRRERIIAAGEAIHGQEKALTDAMIDGVGNLAGLREMERVTILGGPDNDAREGLVSLVVEGVPSVEVVERLNAAGIRTHLRKADHYSGNILTPLGLDGCVRVSLCHYNSVQDVSQFLAVMKEIAE from the coding sequence ATGCAGAACGGATTTTCAGACGCGGTGATGGGTGCGGTGCGCGGGCGGTTTGCTCATGTGGACAGTTGTCCTTTTGAGGGGCGTCGGGTTTTCTTTGAGAATGCGGGTGGCGCTTTGACGCTCAACTCTGTGGTAGAGACCAGCGCGAAGTTTGCAGCCATTCCTGACAACCAAGGCCGCGCCAACGGGGCGAGCCGTGCGCTTGTCGAGATTATTGACCGCGCCAAGGCGGATATGGCCTTGATGATGAACGCGCCGCAGGGGCAGTTTTTTGTGGGCGAGAGCGGCACGGAGCTTTTGTTTCGTCTCATTATGAATGCTTGTCTTGCCCGCAAGGGGCAGGGGCAGGTTCTCAGCTCGTCTCTTGAGCATCCGGCGAGCCGCTCGGCGGCTGCGCGCTGGGCGGGGGAGGCGGAGCTGCATCATGTTGTGATCGCTCATGACGATGCGGCAGGCACGATTGAGGCCGCCGCTTACGCAGAGGCTGTCACTGAAGACACTGTTGTGGCGACGATCGTGCATACCTCGCCTGTCACGGGGATGGGTGTGGATGTGGGCGCTGTCAGCCGCGCCATTCGCGCCAAGGCGCCTGACTGTTTGATCATTGTTGACGGTATCCAGCATGCAGCACACGGCGCAATTGATCTCGCGGCTTATGATGTCGATGGCTATGTGATCAGCCCTTACAAGATGTTCTCCCGTCATGGCTTCGGGCTGGCGTGGATGTCTGAGGCGTTGGAACGTGTGGCACATAATGCGCTCGACGGTGGACCTGCGCTCAACTGGGAGATGGGGACGCGGGACACGGGGGCATACGCGACGCTTTCGGATGTCTGCGGCTATCTGGAGTGGTTGGGCGGCGAAGTCTCGGGCAAGAGCGACCGCCGTGAGCGGATCATTGCAGCGGGCGAGGCCATTCATGGGCAGGAAAAGGCGCTCACTGATGCGATGATTGACGGGGTTGGCAACCTCGCGGGCCTGCGCGAAATGGAGCGTGTGACGATTCTGGGGGGGCCTGACAATGATGCGCGAGAGGGGCTCGTTTCGCTTGTGGTCGAGGGCGTGCCCTCGGTGGAGGTTGTCGAGCGTTTGAATGCTGCAGGAATTCGTACGCATCTGCGCAAAGCGGATCATTACTCGGGCAATATCCTGACGCCGCTTGGGCTGGACGGCTGTGTGCGCGTGTCTTTGTGTCACTATAACTCTGTGCAGGATGTGAGCCAGTTTCTTGCGGTGATGAAAGAGATCGCGGAGTAA
- the glyA gene encoding serine hydroxymethyltransferase, translated as MSDKGFFTEALASRDPELWGAVESELGRQRDEIELIASENIVSAAVMEAQGTVLTNKYAEGYPGRRYYGGCQYVDVAETLAIERACQLFDCGFANVQPNSGSQANQGVFTALLQPGDTILGMDLASGGHLTHGAKPNQSGKWFNAVHYGVRESDNLIDYDQVAALAKEHQPKLIIAGGSAVPRVIDFAKFREIADSVGAYLHVDMAHFAGLVAAGEHPSPFPHAHVATTTTHKTLRGPRGGMILTNDEALAKKFNSAIFPGIQGGPLMHVIAAKAVAFGEALRPEFKDYMKQVRANAVALSDQLIKGGLDIVTGGTDTHVMLVDLRPKKVTGNITDAALGRAHITTNKNGIPFDPEKPMVTSGIRLGTPAGTTRGFGEAEFRQIADWIVEVVDGLAANGPEGNEAVEAKVRGEVAEMLKKFPLYPNL; from the coding sequence ATGTCTGATAAAGGTTTCTTCACTGAGGCGCTGGCCTCGCGCGACCCTGAGCTCTGGGGCGCAGTCGAAAGCGAACTTGGCCGCCAGCGCGACGAGATCGAGCTGATCGCAAGCGAGAACATTGTTTCGGCTGCTGTGATGGAAGCGCAGGGCACAGTTCTGACCAACAAATACGCCGAAGGCTATCCAGGCCGTCGCTATTATGGCGGCTGTCAGTATGTGGATGTGGCTGAAACGCTCGCCATCGAGCGCGCTTGCCAACTTTTTGACTGTGGCTTTGCCAACGTTCAGCCAAACTCTGGCTCACAGGCCAACCAAGGTGTTTTCACTGCTCTGTTGCAGCCTGGAGATACGATCCTTGGGATGGATCTGGCTTCTGGTGGCCACCTGACACACGGCGCAAAGCCGAACCAGTCGGGCAAGTGGTTTAACGCTGTTCATTATGGCGTACGCGAGAGCGACAATCTGATTGATTATGATCAGGTTGCGGCGTTGGCCAAAGAGCATCAGCCCAAGCTGATCATCGCGGGCGGCTCGGCTGTTCCACGGGTCATCGACTTTGCGAAATTCCGTGAGATTGCTGACTCTGTAGGCGCATACCTCCACGTAGACATGGCGCATTTTGCAGGCCTCGTTGCGGCGGGCGAGCACCCATCGCCTTTCCCACATGCGCATGTGGCAACAACCACAACACACAAGACGCTCCGCGGCCCACGCGGTGGCATGATCCTGACGAATGACGAGGCCTTGGCCAAGAAGTTCAACTCGGCGATCTTCCCAGGGATTCAGGGTGGCCCGCTGATGCACGTTATCGCAGCCAAGGCTGTGGCTTTTGGTGAGGCACTGCGCCCCGAATTTAAAGACTACATGAAGCAGGTGCGTGCCAATGCTGTCGCCCTGTCAGACCAGCTTATCAAAGGCGGTCTGGATATTGTGACGGGTGGCACAGACACGCATGTGATGCTTGTGGACCTGCGTCCCAAGAAAGTAACGGGCAATATCACCGATGCGGCTCTGGGCCGTGCCCATATCACCACAAACAAGAACGGTATCCCGTTTGACCCAGAAAAGCCGATGGTGACATCAGGTATTCGCCTCGGCACACCTGCGGGCACGACACGCGGCTTCGGCGAGGCCGAGTTCCGTCAGATCGCGGACTGGATTGTGGAAGTGGTTGATGGATTGGCCGCGAACGGCCCAGAGGGCAACGAGGCTGTAGAAGCCAAAGTGCGCGGTGAAGTGGCCGAAATGCTGAAGAAGTTCCCGCTTTACCCGAACCTCTGA
- the prpE gene encoding propionate-CoA ligase PrpE has protein sequence MGNTAGYKALYDGWKADPEAFWMKAAEAINWDEKPSKALFDKGDNLYEWFADAKCNTCYNAVDRHVEAGRGEQTAIIYDSPITHTKREISYVELRNRVATLAGALRAKGIEKGDRVIIYMPMVPEALEAMLACARLGAVHSVVFGGFAASELAVRIDDAKPKAIIAASCGLEPGRVVHYKPLLDGAIDMATHKPEFTVIFQREQEVAELKEGRDFNWHGFQYGVEPAECVPVEGNHPAYILYTSGTTGAPKGVIRHTAGHMVALNWSMKNIYNVDPGDVFWAASDVGWVVGHSYIAYGPLIHGNTTIVFEGKPVGTPDAGTFWRVISEHKVKSFFTAPTAFRAVKRVDPKGEFVGKYDLSCLKTVYLAGERADPDTIVWAQDQLKVPVIDHWWQTETGWAIAANPVGVEMLPVKLGSPSVPMPGYDVHILDEAGHELPAGELGAIAVKLPLPPGTLPNLWNAEARFQKSYLNTFPGYYETGDAGMIDEDGYLYIMARTDDVINVAGHRLSTGGMEEVLASHPDVAECAVIGVSDELKGQLPVGFVCLSNGVNRPHEEIVKECVTLVREKIGPVAAFKLACVVERLPKTRSGKILRGTMVSIADGKEFKMPATIDDPAILDEIKVALQGIGFAK, from the coding sequence ATGGGCAATACCGCGGGCTATAAAGCGCTCTATGATGGCTGGAAGGCCGACCCTGAAGCCTTTTGGATGAAGGCGGCTGAAGCGATTAACTGGGACGAGAAACCCTCAAAGGCGCTCTTTGACAAGGGCGACAATCTTTATGAGTGGTTTGCCGACGCAAAGTGCAACACCTGCTATAATGCCGTTGACCGCCATGTAGAGGCAGGGCGCGGCGAGCAGACGGCTATTATCTATGACAGCCCCATCACTCACACCAAACGCGAGATTTCGTATGTCGAGCTGCGCAACCGCGTCGCGACACTCGCAGGCGCGCTGCGCGCCAAGGGGATCGAGAAGGGTGACCGCGTCATCATTTACATGCCGATGGTGCCTGAAGCACTTGAAGCGATGCTGGCCTGTGCGCGGCTCGGCGCTGTGCATTCTGTTGTGTTTGGCGGCTTTGCGGCGAGCGAGCTTGCTGTTCGGATTGATGATGCCAAGCCCAAGGCCATTATCGCGGCCTCCTGTGGCCTCGAGCCAGGACGCGTTGTACATTACAAGCCGCTTCTTGACGGGGCCATTGATATGGCCACTCATAAGCCTGAGTTCACCGTTATTTTCCAGCGGGAACAAGAAGTTGCTGAGCTCAAAGAAGGCCGTGACTTTAACTGGCACGGGTTTCAATATGGCGTTGAGCCAGCCGAGTGTGTGCCTGTAGAGGGCAACCACCCTGCCTATATTCTTTACACCTCTGGCACGACTGGTGCGCCCAAGGGCGTGATCCGTCACACCGCTGGTCACATGGTGGCGCTCAACTGGAGCATGAAGAATATCTACAATGTCGACCCCGGCGATGTCTTTTGGGCGGCGTCGGATGTGGGCTGGGTTGTGGGGCATAGCTATATTGCCTACGGGCCGCTGATTCATGGCAATACGACGATTGTCTTTGAGGGCAAGCCCGTGGGCACGCCTGATGCGGGGACATTCTGGCGGGTTATTTCCGAGCATAAGGTGAAAAGCTTTTTCACAGCGCCGACCGCCTTCCGCGCTGTCAAACGCGTCGATCCGAAGGGCGAGTTTGTCGGGAAATACGACCTAAGCTGTCTGAAGACTGTCTATCTTGCCGGTGAGCGGGCCGACCCCGATACGATTGTCTGGGCGCAAGATCAGCTCAAGGTTCCTGTGATTGACCATTGGTGGCAGACCGAGACGGGCTGGGCCATTGCGGCGAATCCTGTGGGCGTCGAGATGTTGCCTGTGAAGCTTGGCAGCCCCTCAGTGCCTATGCCGGGGTATGATGTGCATATTCTGGATGAGGCGGGACATGAGCTGCCTGCGGGAGAGCTGGGCGCGATTGCGGTCAAGCTGCCGCTGCCGCCCGGAACGCTTCCCAACCTGTGGAACGCAGAGGCGCGCTTTCAGAAGAGTTACCTCAACACCTTCCCTGGTTACTACGAGACGGGTGATGCTGGGATGATTGATGAGGATGGCTACCTCTATATCATGGCGCGCACGGATGATGTGATCAACGTAGCGGGCCACCGTCTGAGCACAGGCGGGATGGAAGAAGTGCTCGCCTCTCACCCTGATGTTGCGGAATGCGCTGTGATTGGTGTGAGCGACGAGCTTAAGGGGCAGTTGCCTGTCGGATTTGTATGCCTGTCCAATGGCGTGAACCGTCCGCATGAGGAAATCGTCAAGGAATGTGTGACCCTTGTGCGCGAGAAGATCGGTCCTGTGGCGGCATTTAAGCTTGCTTGCGTTGTTGAGCGTTTGCCCAAGACACGCTCGGGCAAAATTTTGCGTGGTACGATGGTCTCGATTGCTGATGGCAAGGAGTTCAAGATGCCAGCGACGATTGATGATCCAGCCATTTTGGATGAAATCAAGGTTGCGCTGCAAGGGATCGGCTTTGCGAAGTAA
- a CDS encoding NADP-dependent malic enzyme produces MSIDKTETAREAALNYHEFPRPGKLEIRPTKPMANGRDLARAYSPGVAEACIEIAKNPADASRYTARGNLVAVVTNGTAVLGLGNIGALASKPVMEGKAVLFKKFAGIDCFDIEVNESDPVKLAEIVCALEPTFGAINLEDIKAPDCFIVEKICRERMGIPVFHDDQHGTAIVVGAAATNALHVVGKKFEDIKIVSTGGGAAGIACLNLLLKLGVKRENVWLCDIHGLVYEGREEDMNPQKAAFAQKTDKRTLDDVVDGADMFLGLSGPGVLKPEHVKKMSKRPVIFALANPTPEIMPDEVRAVAPDAVIATGRSDYPNQVNNVLCFPFIFRGALDVGATEINDAMQIGCVDGIAALARATTSAEAAAAYKGEALTFGAEYLIPKPFDLRLSAVVSSAVAKAAMETGVATKPLEDLEAYKERLNASVFKSALLMRPVFDAASHASRRIIFAEGEDERVLRAAQAILEETTERPILIGRPEVIEARCERFGITARAGKDFELVNPENDPRYRDFWGSYHEIMARKGVTPDLARAIMRTNTTAIGAIAVHRGEADSLICGTFGEFRWHLNYVQQVLGSRELRPHGALSMMILEDGPLFIADTHVHTLPTPEQIAEAAIGAARHAKRFGVEPKVALCSQSQFGNQPFGSGERIRAAIEILDAAPRDFQYEGEMNVDAALDPELRERLLPAGRLEGVANVLIFGHADAASAARNILKMKAGGLEVGPILMGMGNRAHVVSPGITARGLLNMAAIAGTPVKSYG; encoded by the coding sequence ATGTCGATTGATAAGACCGAAACGGCGCGCGAAGCGGCGCTGAACTATCACGAATTTCCACGCCCTGGGAAGCTTGAGATCCGCCCGACAAAGCCGATGGCCAACGGACGCGACTTGGCCCGTGCTTACTCTCCTGGTGTTGCGGAGGCCTGTATCGAAATTGCTAAAAATCCAGCAGATGCAAGCCGTTACACGGCCCGAGGAAATCTTGTGGCTGTGGTGACAAACGGCACGGCTGTGCTGGGCCTTGGCAATATCGGCGCGCTGGCGTCCAAGCCCGTGATGGAAGGGAAGGCGGTCTTGTTCAAGAAATTTGCAGGGATTGATTGCTTTGATATCGAAGTGAACGAGAGTGACCCTGTGAAGCTGGCCGAGATTGTTTGTGCGCTGGAGCCAACCTTTGGAGCGATCAACCTTGAGGACATCAAGGCGCCCGATTGCTTTATTGTCGAGAAAATCTGCCGTGAGCGCATGGGCATCCCTGTATTTCATGACGACCAGCACGGCACAGCGATTGTTGTGGGCGCGGCGGCGACAAATGCGCTGCATGTGGTGGGTAAGAAGTTTGAAGACATCAAGATTGTCAGCACGGGCGGCGGCGCGGCAGGGATCGCCTGCCTCAACCTTTTGCTGAAGCTTGGTGTGAAGCGTGAAAATGTCTGGCTTTGTGACATTCACGGCCTCGTTTATGAGGGCCGCGAAGAGGACATGAACCCCCAGAAGGCGGCATTTGCACAAAAGACGGACAAGCGCACACTTGATGATGTGGTTGATGGTGCGGATATGTTTTTGGGCCTGTCTGGGCCCGGTGTGCTTAAACCTGAGCATGTGAAGAAGATGAGCAAGCGGCCCGTGATCTTTGCGCTGGCGAACCCGACCCCCGAGATTATGCCTGATGAGGTGCGTGCTGTGGCGCCTGATGCTGTGATTGCGACGGGACGGTCTGACTATCCGAACCAAGTCAACAATGTGCTGTGTTTTCCGTTTATCTTCCGTGGTGCGCTTGATGTGGGCGCAACCGAGATCAATGATGCGATGCAGATTGGCTGTGTGGACGGGATCGCGGCTCTGGCGCGCGCGACCACAAGTGCGGAGGCGGCAGCCGCCTATAAGGGCGAGGCGCTGACCTTTGGTGCGGAGTATCTTATTCCCAAGCCGTTTGACCTGCGTCTTTCGGCTGTCGTCAGCTCGGCTGTGGCCAAGGCGGCTATGGAAACGGGCGTTGCAACCAAACCGTTGGAAGATTTGGAGGCTTATAAAGAGCGGCTCAATGCGTCGGTCTTTAAGTCGGCGCTTTTGATGCGGCCTGTGTTTGATGCGGCGAGCCATGCCTCGCGGCGGATTATCTTTGCCGAGGGTGAGGATGAGCGCGTGCTGCGTGCCGCGCAGGCAATTTTGGAAGAGACAACGGAGCGCCCCATTTTGATTGGTCGCCCAGAGGTGATTGAGGCGCGCTGTGAGCGTTTCGGGATTACGGCGCGGGCTGGCAAGGATTTTGAACTGGTCAATCCAGAGAATGACCCGCGCTATCGCGATTTCTGGGGCAGCTATCACGAGATCATGGCGCGCAAGGGCGTCACGCCTGACTTGGCCCGTGCGATCATGCGCACGAATACGACAGCGATTGGTGCGATTGCTGTCCATCGTGGCGAGGCCGACAGCCTCATTTGCGGAACATTCGGCGAGTTTCGCTGGCACTTGAACTATGTGCAGCAGGTACTTGGCAGTCGCGAGTTGCGGCCCCACGGGGCCTTGTCGATGATGATCCTTGAGGATGGGCCGCTGTTTATTGCTGATACGCATGTGCATACGCTGCCGACGCCTGAGCAGATCGCCGAGGCGGCGATAGGTGCTGCGCGCCATGCCAAGCGCTTTGGCGTTGAGCCGAAAGTGGCGCTTTGCAGCCAGAGCCAGTTTGGCAATCAGCCGTTTGGCTCGGGGGAACGCATTCGTGCGGCGATTGAGATTTTGGACGCAGCGCCACGGGACTTTCAATATGAGGGCGAGATGAATGTTGACGCGGCGCTTGACCCGGAGCTGCGTGAGCGCTTGCTTCCAGCTGGCAGGCTTGAGGGCGTGGCGAATGTGTTGATTTTTGGCCATGCGGATGCGGCCTCGGCGGCGCGTAATATCCTGAAAATGAAGGCGGGCGGGCTCGAAGTTGGCCCGATCCTCATGGGTATGGGAAACCGTGCGCATGTTGTCAGCCCCGGGATCACGGCGCGGGGACTGCTCAACATGGCGGCGATTGCGGGCACGCCTGTGAAAAGCTATGGCTGA
- a CDS encoding NAD kinase — MALKIAFTASEAPLAQTARAALISRYGEAPEAEADIIVALGGDGFMLQTLHRTQALPAPVYGMNRGTVGFLMNEYNEADLMARLEAAAETTINPLAMTATCTDGTVHEALAINEVSVLRMGPQAAKLKITVDGRLRMEELVCDGALVATPAGSTAYNYSAHGPILPIGSDVLALTAIAPFRPRRWRGALLPKSAMVEIEVSEPEKRPVMADADSNSFLNVATVQIRSEPNITHHILFDPEHGLEERLIREQFV, encoded by the coding sequence ATGGCCCTGAAAATTGCCTTCACCGCCTCCGAGGCACCCTTGGCCCAAACGGCGCGCGCCGCCCTCATCAGTCGCTATGGCGAAGCCCCCGAAGCAGAAGCAGATATCATTGTTGCGCTCGGCGGCGATGGCTTCATGCTGCAGACCCTGCATCGGACGCAAGCACTCCCCGCGCCCGTCTACGGAATGAACCGTGGAACCGTCGGCTTCCTGATGAATGAATATAACGAAGCAGACCTGATGGCGCGGCTCGAAGCCGCCGCTGAAACCACAATCAACCCGCTCGCCATGACCGCCACCTGCACAGACGGAACGGTGCATGAAGCATTGGCAATCAACGAAGTCTCCGTGCTGCGGATGGGCCCACAGGCCGCGAAACTGAAAATTACAGTTGATGGTCGCCTGCGTATGGAAGAGCTTGTTTGTGATGGCGCACTGGTCGCGACGCCCGCGGGTTCAACTGCTTACAATTACTCGGCCCACGGCCCGATCCTGCCGATTGGCTCTGATGTTCTCGCCCTCACAGCCATTGCGCCGTTCCGCCCACGGCGCTGGCGCGGCGCGCTCCTGCCCAAATCTGCGATGGTCGAGATTGAAGTCTCCGAGCCCGAGAAACGCCCTGTCATGGCCGATGCCGACAGCAACTCGTTTCTCAATGTCGCGACCGTTCAGATCCGCTCGGAGCCAAACATCACACACCACATTCTGTTTGATCCAGAGCACGGCCTCGAAGAACGCCTGATCCGCGAGCAATTCGTTTAA
- a CDS encoding cytidine deaminase yields MSLSDAARTVRANAYAPYSNFKVGAAIRAASGEVFSGCNVENVAYPEGTCAEAGAIAAMVAAGQTQLTEVYVIADSPAPVPPCGGCRQKLMEFGQADTRVTLATTAGTEISYTLAELLPGAFASAHMDNT; encoded by the coding sequence ATGTCCCTCTCTGACGCCGCGCGCACTGTCCGCGCCAATGCCTACGCCCCCTATTCCAACTTTAAGGTCGGCGCCGCCATTCGCGCCGCCTCAGGCGAGGTGTTTTCTGGCTGCAACGTCGAAAATGTCGCCTATCCCGAAGGCACATGTGCCGAGGCAGGGGCAATCGCGGCCATGGTCGCCGCTGGGCAAACACAGCTCACCGAGGTCTACGTCATCGCCGATAGCCCCGCACCTGTGCCTCCCTGTGGCGGCTGCCGCCAAAAGCTTATGGAGTTCGGCCAAGCCGACACCCGTGTAACCCTCGCCACAACGGCAGGCACAGAAATCAGCTACACCCTTGCCGAATTGCTTCCTGGTGCCTTTGCCAGCGCCCACATGGACAACACATGA